Proteins from a genomic interval of Zingiber officinale cultivar Zhangliang chromosome 1B, Zo_v1.1, whole genome shotgun sequence:
- the LOC121986717 gene encoding G-type lectin S-receptor-like serine/threonine-protein kinase SD2-5 gives MKALFVFLIHLWLLSRSADGSTQRKELAPGFRSSEMEYIDNNGLFLLSNSSAFAFGFTRFGDNSSAFLLSVVHQGSATVVWSANRGQPVSNSDDFVFDEDGNAYLQSGDAKIWSTDTRGKGVTRIQLLDSGNLVFLGDGGGSGPIWQSFDHPTDTLLPDQSFAEGMSLESDPNDQGLKYRLRIESGDAKLFAQFPSPQPYWFLSRDSTPIQNKAGGSIRTAVLNSNSWNFYDSNRTLICQIIVVTSDSSGNDTLAAVLQKSGFISFYSLSNSGQANPLSVRIPRDSCNAPEHCNPYFICSSGGSCQCPTVLSSSTPNCDPGMSSSCDTSASVDLVKVGDGVGYFATDFISPSLVSNLTGCRDACTNNCSCVALFHDGSSSNCFLFDQIGNFRQIQGHSSSSTYIKVRSNADGSNGSSGQGGSGNKTAIIVVVISVLTVCVIVTLIYLSLRIHRRRKKIPDPSQGSSEEDNFLESISGMPVRFSYRELQEATENFSVKLGEGGFGSVYLGKLPDNTRVAVKKLEGIGQGKKEFRSEVTIIGSIHHIHLVKLRGFCAEGAHRLLAYEYMAKGSLDRWIFKRNEDELVLDWDKRYSIALATAKGLAYLHEDCESKIIHCDIKPENVLLDDNFHAKVSDFGLAKLMTREQSHVFTTLRGTRGYLAPEWITNYAISEKSDVYSYGMVLLEIIGGRKNFDPAAESSEKAHFPSYAFKKMEEGRLMEVFDAKLRFNEMDARMDVAIKVALWCIQEDLHLRPSMMKVVQMLEGLQEVAQPPVSSQLGFRLYANAFKSISEEGTDSGSGPSDCNSDALLSAVRLSGPR, from the coding sequence ATGAAGGCGCTCTTTGTGTTCTTGATCCACCTGTGGCTTCTCTCGAGATCGGCCGATGGCAGCACCCAGCGAAAAGAGCTCGCCCCCGGCTTCCGCAGCTCGGAAATGGAGTATATCGACAACAATGGGCTGTTCCTCTTGTCCAATAGCTCCGCCTTCGCCTTCGGCTTCACCCGCTTCGGAGACAACTCCAGCGCCTTCCTCCTCTCGGTGGTCCACCAGGGCAGCGCTACCGTCGTCTGGAGCGCCAATCGCGGGCAGCCGGTCTCCAATTCCGACGACTTCGTCTTCGACGAGGACGGAAACGCCTATCTCCAGTCCGGAGATGCCAAGATCTGGTCCACCGATACCCGCGGCAAGGGCGTGACTCGGATCCAGCTCCTCGACTCCGGGAACCTCGTCTTCCTCGGCGACGGCGGAGGATCCGGCCCCATATGGCAGAGCTTCGATCACCCGACCGATACGCTACTTCCCGATCAGAGCTTCGCGGAGGGAATGTCGCTGGAGAGCGACCCTAATGACCAGGGGTTGAAGTACCGGCTCCGGATCGAGTCGGGCGATGCCAAGCTCTTCGCTCAGTTCCCATCTCCGCAGCCCTACTGGTTCTTGAGCCGCGACTCGACGCCGATCCAGAATAAGGCCGGCGGCAGCATCCGCACCGCGGTGCTCAACTCCAACTCGTGGAACTTCTACGACAGCAACCGAACCCTTATCTGTCAAATCATCGTCGTGACTTCAGATTCCTCTGGAAATGACACACTGGCCGCCGTTCTGCAAAAATCAGGCTTCATCTCCTTCTATTCACTCTCCAACTCCGGCCAAGCCAACCCCTTGTCTGTCAGGATTCCGAGGGATTCTTGCAATGCGCCCGAGCACTGCAATCCATACTTCATTTGCTCCTCCGGCGGCAGTTGCCAGTGCCCGACCGTTCTTAGCTCGTCTACTCCTAACTGCGATCCTGGAATGTCCTCATCCTGTGACACGAGCGCGTCGGTGGATCTTGTCAAGGTCGGCGATGGAGTCGGGTACTTCGCCACGGATTTCATTTCGCCTAGTTTAGTTTCGAACTTAACTGGATGCAGAGATGCTTGCACGAACAACTGCTCATGCGTCGCTTTGTTCCACGACGGGAGCTCATCGAATTGCTTTCTTTTCGATCAGATAGGCAACTTCAGACAGATTCAGGGCCATTCATCTAGTTCTACTTACATCAAGGTGCGGAGCAATGCAGATGGGAGCAATGGCTCAAGTGGACAAGGAGGCAGCGGAAATAAGACGGCGATCATCGTCGTCGTCATCTCAGTACTGACTGTCTGCGTGATAGTAACTCTCATCTATCTCTCCTTGCGGattcatcggaggaggaagaaaatACCCGACCCTTCTCAAGGATCATCGGAGGAAGATAACTTTCTGGAGAGCATCTCCGGGATGCCAGTCAGGTTCAGTTACAGAGAGCTTCAAGAAGCTACAGAAAACTTCTCCGTGAAGCTCGGCGAAGGAGGCTTCGGCTCGGTCTACCTGGGGAAGCTCCCCGATAACACCAGAGTGGCGGTGAAGAAGCTGGAAGGTATCGGCCAGGGAAAGAAAGAATTCCGTTCCGAAGTGACCATAATCGGCAGCATTCATCACATCCACCTGGTTAAACTCCGTGGCTTCTGCGCGGAGGGCGCGCACCGGCTCCTCGCGTACGAGTACATGGCGAAGGGGTCTTTGGATCGATGGATCTTCAAAAGGAACGAGGATGAGCTCGTCCTGGACTGGGACAAGAGGTACAGCATTGCTCTCGCCACCGCGAAGGGGCTGGCCTATCTCCACGAAGACTGTGAATCGAAGATCATTCACTGCGACATCAAGCCTGAAAATGTGCTCCTGGACGACAATTTCCACGCCAAGGTGTCGGATTTCGGGCTCGCGAAGCTGATGACGAGAGAACAGAGTCACGTCTTCACGACCCTCAGAGGCACCAGGGGATACCTCGCGCCGGAATGGATCACTAACTACGCCATATCTGAGAAAAGCGATGTGTATAGCTACGGCATGGTCTTGCTCGAGATAATCGGAGGGAGGAAGAACTTCGACCCGGCGGCGGAGAGCTCCGAGAAAGCTCATTTCCCTTCGTACGCTTTCAAGAAGATGGAGGAGGGGAGGCTGATGGAAGTCTTCGACGCGAAGTTGAGATTCAACGAAATGGATGCGAGAATGGATGTCGCAATTAAAGTCGCCTTGTGGTGTATTCAGGAGGACTTGCATCTGAGACCTTCGATGATGAAAGTGGTCCAAATGCTGGAAGGATTGCAGGAGGTGGCTCAGCCTCCGGTGTCGTCGCAGCTGGGATTCCGGCTATACGCAAACGCCTTCAAATCTATCAGCGAAGAGGGAACGGATTCGGGTTCAGGGCCGTCGGACTGTAACAGCGATGCGTTGCTTTCGGCCGTCCGGCTGTCGGGGCCGAGGTAA